The stretch of DNA GGGAGGCCCGAGGAGCCGTGCCCGGTCTGCGAGCGGGCCCGGGCCGGTGCGGCCCGAGGGCCCTGCTCCTCCGCTGCTCCGGATCCCGGAGGGCCGCGCGGGGCGGTGCCTCGGATCATGCCGGGGCGCCGCCCTGCTCCGGGGCGCCGGGAGGGGGCTTCCGTCCCATCCGCGGACTCTGCGCCCTGCACGGGAGGGCTACGGCGGTGCGGCGCCGCCGGGGGCGCGGGCCGGCGGCGCCGGACGCTCACCGGATTCTCATCGGGTTCTCATCCGCTCCGGAGATGATCCCCGGCATGAGTGCGATGACCTGGAGGCGGGCCGCGGGCGCCGCGGTGGCGGTGGCCGGCGGGGCGGCGGTGCTGCTGCTGGCCGGGCACCGGCTGGTGCCCGGGGACGCGGGGGTGCTGCTGGAGTCGGGCCTGCCCTGGGTGGGGCTGGCCGCCCCGGTGGCGGCGGTGGCCGGGGCGGCGCTGCGCTCCAGGGCGGCCGCAGCGGCCGCGGTGGCGGTCTCGGCGGTGTGGGCGGCGCTGTTCGTCCCGGCCTACGTGCCGGGGCCGGGCGCCGGCGGGGCGGGCGGCGGGACCCTGGCCGTGGCCACGCTGAACGTGGGCGCCGGCAACACCCGGGTCTGCGAGGCGCTGCGCGAGGCGGCCGGATGGGGCGCCGACATGGTGGCGGTGCAGGAGCTGGCCGGTCCGGAGGAGTGCGCGGCGGAGGCGTTCGGCGGCGACGGGGAGTGGGTCCGGCAGGGCACCGTCGGGGTGTGGAGCCGCCATCCGGTGGCCGCGGTCGAGACGCTGGACCCGAGCGTGGGCTGGATCCGCGGCGTGCGATTGTCGATCCGGGCGCCGGAGGGCGAGGTGGCCGTGGTGGCCGGTCACGCGGCGTCGCTGCGGCCGGGGACGGCCGGGGCGCGCGACGGCTCGCTGCGGGCGCTGGCGCGGTCGGCGCGCGAGGCGGACGGGCCGGTGGTGGTGCTGGGCGATCTGAACACCGCGGCCACCGACCGGGCGATGGGGGCCTTCTCCGGGTTCGGCGAGGCGCAGCGCGACGCCGGGTGGGGGCCGGGGTTCACCTGGCCGGCGGCGGCGCCGGCGGTCCGGCTGGACCATGTGCTGTACCGCGGGGCGCGGGCGGTGTCGGCGGAGGTGCGCCCGGTGCCGGGCAGCGACCACCGGGCGGTGCTGGCGCGGCTGGCGTACTGACCGCCGGACCGCCGCGACCGGGGCGGCGGGCCCCGGGGGCGGCTCCGCCCGGCCGCCGGGGGAGCGTTCTCCGGCCGGGCGGGGCCGCCGATCCGGGGCCCGATGCGGGGGATGCGCGGGGTCTCAGCAGTTGGTGCTGCTGGTGATGGTGGTGTTGCCGTAGTAGGCGACCTTGACGCCGTTGAGGACGACCCGGACCACCTTGCCGTTGACCCGCTGCTCGTAGTGGAGGTGCGGCCCGGTGGAGCCGCCGGTGCTGCCGACCTTGCCGATGCGGGTCCCGGTCTTCACCTTGTCGCCGACCGAGACCGCCTGGGACTGCAGGTGGGCGTAGAGGGTGGTGATGCCCTGGCCGTGGTCGACCACGATGTACTTGCCGTAGCTGGTGTTGCCCCGGTCGGCCACGGTGGTGACGGTGCCCGCGGCGCTGGACAGCACGTTCTTGCCCTGGGCGCCGGAGCGCTGGAAGTCGACGGAGAGCTGGGGGTTGTGGTTCTGGCGGGTGTTGGCGTTCCACACCTGGCCGCAGTCGAAGGGGGTCCTCAGGTTCACGGCGGCGGTCTGCTGCTCGTCGGCGCCGGCCGCCGCGGCGGGGGCCAGGAGTCCGATGAGGGCGCCGGCGGCCAGTGCCGCGGCCAGCCGGCGCGGCGCGGAGGTGAGCGGCATGGGGGGTCCGTCCTCCCTGTGAGCGGGTTCTCGGGAGATGCACGGCGAAGATAACCGCTCGCGGAGGCCGGCGGGAGGCCTAGATTCCCGCCGTGGCCGACGTTTCCTGCCCCTTCCGTGGTCTTCGCGACGTTTCGACCCGTTCGGGGGGTGAGAAAGGCGCCGAAACGTCAGGGACACCGCGGGGGCGCCGGTGCGGGTGCGGGTGCGCACCCGCACCGGGGCGGGTCAGGGCCAGCGCATGTCGCTGGCGTAGGGCAGATCGCCGACGCGGGTCTCGTCGTGCGCGTTCAGTTCGTTGCGCAGCTGGTCCCAGGCGGTCTTGGCGGTGTTGTCGGTGCCGTTGCAGCCGCCGCGCTGGTTGCAGGCGGTGCGCTGGGACATCGAGCCGACGAAGCGGACCGGACCGGAGGAGTTCTTGGCGCCCCAGGAGCTGACCGCGGCCCACTGGCGGGCCTGGGCGCCGTTGGTGCGGTAGATCTGCGGGATGGCCTGGATCTGCGCCGAGGCCCCGGTGGCCACGTAGTGGACGTCGGAGAGCTTCCAGCCGTTGGCGCAGGAAGTGGAGGAGGAGCCGTACTCCGGGCAGGAGTCGGCGGAGTTGACCGCGTACAGCCGGGTCTGTGTGGCGGAGGTGTAGGCGTCCACCCAGTCCCGCGCCCACTTGGGCGAGGACCAGGACGGCTCGGCGTCCACGGCTCCGGCGATGCGCACCTTGGAGTTGGCGGCCTTCTCGGCGGCCGACTCCACCACGCGGGCCCAGTCCCGGCCCGCGCTGCTCCCGGAGGCCCCGCCGTCCTCCTTGTTGTTGATGCCCAGGGCCAGTTCGGCGGTGGCGCCGGCGGGCGAGCAGGCGGCGAAGCCCTCGGCCCAGGCGGCCGCGGTGGCCACCGCGTGCGAGGTGGCGGCGCGGGGCGTGCGGCTGCCGGCGCTGGTGCCGGGCTGGCGCAGCTGGCCGTCGGACTGCTGAGTGCCGAAGAACAGCACGCGCGGGCCGCTGCGGCCGACCTCCCCCTCGGCGCAGCCGGCCTTCTCCGCGCCGGTCAGGTCGGCGGCGCCGCCGGTGAGCGGGGTGTAGCGGCTGGCGGTGTAGCCGGGATAGGTCTGGGCGGCCGCCGGGGCCGGCGCCGCGGTCAGTGCGAGGGCGGCGCCGAGGGCCAGTGCACAGGTGCGGCGGGCGGTGGGCTTCATCCGTCTCTCCTCGTCTGCGGATGCGGCGGGGGCACTCACCATTGAGCCGGATGGAAGCGGACGGAGGCGTGACCGTACGAAGTGCGGCGATTCCAGTGGGTCACCGGAGCGTCGTGTACGAAATCCCACAAAAGGAGTGAAAAGCGAAAAAACGAGGGCCCCGCCGGGTTCGGCGGAGCCCTCGCTGCGTCTTGTGCGTGCGGGCCGGTACGGCGGTCGCCTCACGGCGCAGGGCGCAACGCGGCTCCTGAGACCGCCGGGTGCACCGGCCCGGAGGCCGGCGCCCGGCGCGGTATTCCGCGAAGGCATTGAATGGAGCCCGGGGGACACTTTCTACCGCACCGGCCCGCACACCCCCCAACGGAGGGCGAGAGAAGGATATTCCACCCACGGGGTCGCATGCACATCCGCCGGCCCGGCGCGCCGGCCGCGAAGCGGGGCGAACCACCCGATCGCGGGGCGATCGGCCGGGCGAATCGGGGGACTCGCGCCCGCCGGTTTCCCGCATCCCGGCCCGAGCTGTGATGATTCACCATGTGTGGCGAGAACTGATCGGTGAACTGTACCCGGAGGCGGAGCCGGCCCCGCCGGCCGACGAGGCCGTGCTGGCCGCGGTGGAGCGGGCGCTGTCCCTCCCGCTGCCCTTCGAGCTCGCCTCGCTGCTGCGGGAGACCGACGGGGTTCGCAACGAGTACGGCGACGAGGTGGTCTGGCCGGCCCGCCGGCTCATCGAGGACAACCTGGCGATGCGCGACGAACCCGACTACGCCGAGCTGTACGCGCCCTTCGACGAGATGATCTTCTTCGGCGACAGCGACATGGGACCGCAGTTCGCCTACGTGCACACCGACTACGGGCCGGGCATCGTGGTGTGGGACCACGAGACCGACCGGCGCCGGCTGGCGGTGGTCTCGCTCCGCGACTACCTGGTGCGCTGCTTCACCCAGGGAAATGGCTGGCACCGCTGAACCCCTCCCCGCTAGGGTCGGCGGCGATGAGCCCGCATATCGAGATGATCCGCAAGGACGACCGGCTGACCGACCAGATCGACTACGCCTACGCGGCCGTCGCCACCGGCCGCACCGTCTTCACCGCCGGGGCCTGCCCGCTGGACCTGGACGGCTCCACCGTGGCCCCCGGCGACTTCGAGGCCCAGGCCCGCCGGTGCATGGCCAACCTGGCCACCGCGCTGGACGCCGCCGGCGCCGCGCTGACCGACGTGGTCAAGTACACCGTCTACGTGGCCTCCTCCGACCAGGCCGACCTGGTCCGCGCCTGGGACGTGGTGCGCGCCGCCTTCGGCGACCACGACGCCCCGGCCACCCTGCTGGGGGTGGCGGTGCTCGGCTACGACGACCAGCTGGTCGAGGTCGAGGCGGTCGCCGCGCCGGCCTGACCCCCGCCCGCGCCGGCTCCGGCCGGCGCGGGGCGCCGATGCCCTGCCCCGTCGGCTCCGCTCACCGCGCAGGGCCCCGGGCGAACCGGTGGGCGGCAGGCCCCGGCTCTTCGACTCCGGGGCCCACTTCCGGCGCCCACCGCACCCGCAGCGCCGCGGAGCGGGCCATCGACCCGCTCAAGCAGGACCGGGCGGTGGCGACCCGCTACGACGAGCGCGCCGCGATCCATGACGGAACCGTTCGGCTCGCCCCGATCCGGATCCGGCTGCGCGGCCTCGCCCGTTCGAAGAACACGCCCTAGAGCCGCTCCAGCAGCTCCGCCTTCTTCGCGCTGAACTCCTCGTCGGTGAGCAGGCCCTCGGCGTGCAGCTCGCCCAGCTTGCGGATCCGGGCCATGACGATCCGGCTCTCCGGGTCGATGTCGTCGTCGGCGTCGGCACCCGCCCCGATCGCCGGGGTCTCCTCGCCGCGGCCCAGCGCCGCCGGGGCCTCGGCGGTCTCGGGCCGGCCGGTGCCGGCCGCCCACAGGTGCGCGGTGACGGTGGCCGCCATCAGCAGCGCCTGCGCCTGCTCGCCCCCCTCGTCGAACAGCAGGCAGGTCAGGTCCCGCTTGGCCGGAACCGGCTTCTTCGGGGGCCGGCCGCCCTCGGGCAGGACCCGCAGCACCCCGTAGTCCCAGCCGTCGGAGGGGTTCCACTCCACCTTGGCGATCTGCTCCAGCGGGAACTCCCGGCGCTGGGCGGACCGCTTCTCCTTGGCGGCCTCGCTGGTCCAGGAGAGCACCAGGGAGGAGCCGTCGAAGGCCGCGGTGCCCTCGTGCACCTGGATGTGCAGCGGCAGCGGGGCGACCAGCCGGGCCGGGGTGCCGGCCGGGGGAGCGCCCTGGGCGGCGGCCTGCTCGGCCAGCAGCCGCAGCTGGTCGGCGTGGTACTCGGCGACCAGCTCGGTCTTGGCGTCGCCGGACAGCAGGAAGGGGTCCTCACCGGACATCGCGGCGCCCACCGCGGCGAACGGGTCGGCCTGGTCGCGGATGCGCAGCCGCATCTCCCAGCCCTTCTTCTTCGCGCCGCTGCCGCGGGTGCGGAAATCCACCCCGGCCACGGCCTGCAGCGGCACCTCGGTGCGGGCCAGCGCCTTGTTCAGCGACGATGCCAGCCAACCGGTCGCATAGTCGATGACGACCTTCTCCTCGTCGAAGGTCCAGGTGCCCTGCTTGCCTCGCAATTTCTCCATTCCACGATGGTATTGCCGAACAAGCCACGTCACCGACCCCGCGAACGCCTTCCGTTCCCGCCATGGTGACCTGCGTCTTTATGCTATTTTGCGAAGGTCTTCGCGCGCCCCTTCCGGCGCGCGCCCCACCCACGGCCGAGCGGAAAAGAGCGAGCAGCGCATGTCCGAGCAGTCCAGCACCGGAGACCCCGCCGACCAGAGGGTCCGAGTCCAGGGCGAACCGGTCGACGACTACCCCGAGATGGCGCCCGAGGCCGCCCGCGGCCGGGTCCGCCGGATCACGGTGGTCGGCGAGGACGTGCTGCACCGGGTCAACGCCGACGTGCCCGCCGGGATGCTCGGCACCCCGGAGCTGTCCGCCCTGATCGACGACATGTTCCTCACCATGTACGTCGCCGAGGGCGTCGGCCTGGCCGGCAACCAGGTCGGCGAGGACCTGCGGCTGTTCGTCTACGACTGCCCCGACGACGACGGCGTGCGCCACGTCGGCCACGTGATCAACCCGGTGCTCGCCGAGCGGGACGCCGAGGCCGTCCCGCTGGTGGTGGAGAACGAGGGCTGCCTGTCGGTGCCCGGCCCGCACGCCGAACTGCCCCGCGCCGAGTACGCCAAGGTCACCGGGGTCGACAAGGACGGCGCACCGGTGGAGGTCGAGGGCACCGGCTACTTCGCCCGCTGCCTGCAGCACGAGACCGACCACACCTACGGCCGGCTCTACATCGACCGCCTCGCCGCGCGCCCGCGCAAGAAGGTCCTCAAGCAGATGAAAGAGATGGCCAACGACGTCTTCGCGCGCCGCGAGGCCAACGCCGCCGAGCTGGCCGGCGCCGAGGCGGAGGCCGAGTAGGGCCGGGCCCTTCCGCTCCGGGCTCCGGGCGCGCCCTTCCGCACCGGGGCCCGGAGCGCGGCTCCGCCCGGCCGCGGGCCGGAGCCCGGCGGCGGAGACCGGGGCTCAGCCCAGGGCGGCCGGCTCCCCGGGCACCAGGTGCTCGGTGAACCCCGCCCGCACCAGCCGCTCGTAGGCCTCGGCGACCCGGTCGGGCACCCGCACCGGCGCCGCCCAGCCGCGCCGCGGGTAGATCACCAGCCGCTGCAGGTCGCCGACGAGGAAGCAGATCAGCTCCTCTGCCCCGTAGTGCTCGTCGGGATAGCCCTCGTAGCCGCCGCCGAAGGCGCGGAACCGCCAGCGCACCCCGGGCCAGTGCACCTCCGCCGCGGCCAGGGCGCGCCGGGCCATGTAGGGCTTGGCGGTGGCCACCGCCTCGCGCACCCGCACGCCGTGCTGCGTGCACAGCTCGCGGGAGAACGCGAAGTTCTCCCCGGTGTTGGTGGCCCGCGTCTCCAGCAGCACCGCCCGGTCGGGCAGCCCCGAGGCGTCGGCGAACACCTCGGCCTCGCGCCGCTCCCAGCGGGCGTGCCCATGCCCGCCGCCGGTGCGCCGCCCGCGGTCCCCGCTGAACACCACCAGCGGGGCGGCCCCCTCGTGCCAC from Nocardiopsis composta encodes:
- a CDS encoding endonuclease/exonuclease/phosphatase family protein, producing the protein MSAMTWRRAAGAAVAVAGGAAVLLLAGHRLVPGDAGVLLESGLPWVGLAAPVAAVAGAALRSRAAAAAAVAVSAVWAALFVPAYVPGPGAGGAGGGTLAVATLNVGAGNTRVCEALREAAGWGADMVAVQELAGPEECAAEAFGGDGEWVRQGTVGVWSRHPVAAVETLDPSVGWIRGVRLSIRAPEGEVAVVAGHAASLRPGTAGARDGSLRALARSAREADGPVVVLGDLNTAATDRAMGAFSGFGEAQRDAGWGPGFTWPAAAPAVRLDHVLYRGARAVSAEVRPVPGSDHRAVLARLAY
- a CDS encoding M23 family metallopeptidase, translating into MPLTSAPRRLAAALAAGALIGLLAPAAAAGADEQQTAAVNLRTPFDCGQVWNANTRQNHNPQLSVDFQRSGAQGKNVLSSAAGTVTTVADRGNTSYGKYIVVDHGQGITTLYAHLQSQAVSVGDKVKTGTRIGKVGSTGGSTGPHLHYEQRVNGKVVRVVLNGVKVAYYGNTTITSSTNC
- a CDS encoding SMI1/KNR4 family protein, with protein sequence MIHHVWRELIGELYPEAEPAPPADEAVLAAVERALSLPLPFELASLLRETDGVRNEYGDEVVWPARRLIEDNLAMRDEPDYAELYAPFDEMIFFGDSDMGPQFAYVHTDYGPGIVVWDHETDRRRLAVVSLRDYLVRCFTQGNGWHR
- a CDS encoding RidA family protein; translation: MSPHIEMIRKDDRLTDQIDYAYAAVATGRTVFTAGACPLDLDGSTVAPGDFEAQARRCMANLATALDAAGAALTDVVKYTVYVASSDQADLVRAWDVVRAAFGDHDAPATLLGVAVLGYDDQLVEVEAVAAPA
- a CDS encoding DUF4429 domain-containing protein; this encodes MEKLRGKQGTWTFDEEKVVIDYATGWLASSLNKALARTEVPLQAVAGVDFRTRGSGAKKKGWEMRLRIRDQADPFAAVGAAMSGEDPFLLSGDAKTELVAEYHADQLRLLAEQAAAQGAPPAGTPARLVAPLPLHIQVHEGTAAFDGSSLVLSWTSEAAKEKRSAQRREFPLEQIAKVEWNPSDGWDYGVLRVLPEGGRPPKKPVPAKRDLTCLLFDEGGEQAQALLMAATVTAHLWAAGTGRPETAEAPAALGRGEETPAIGAGADADDDIDPESRIVMARIRKLGELHAEGLLTDEEFSAKKAELLERL
- the def gene encoding peptide deformylase — translated: MSEQSSTGDPADQRVRVQGEPVDDYPEMAPEAARGRVRRITVVGEDVLHRVNADVPAGMLGTPELSALIDDMFLTMYVAEGVGLAGNQVGEDLRLFVYDCPDDDGVRHVGHVINPVLAERDAEAVPLVVENEGCLSVPGPHAELPRAEYAKVTGVDKDGAPVEVEGTGYFARCLQHETDHTYGRLYIDRLAARPRKKVLKQMKEMANDVFARREANAAELAGAEAEAE
- a CDS encoding YdcF family protein, whose product is MDSVEAVPISGEVHAWARELWDFHTAPAREDEPARGEVVLALGSHDLRVAGHAARLWHEGAAPLVVFSGDRGRRTGGGHGHARWERREAEVFADASGLPDRAVLLETRATNTGENFAFSRELCTQHGVRVREAVATAKPYMARRALAAAEVHWPGVRWRFRAFGGGYEGYPDEHYGAEELICFLVGDLQRLVIYPRRGWAAPVRVPDRVAEAYERLVRAGFTEHLVPGEPAALG